The Pyrus communis chromosome 12, drPyrComm1.1, whole genome shotgun sequence genomic sequence CAGTCAAAACCGTATGAAGTGAACCATCTTACTCATGACTTAGAATTAGCAACTACCATCTTTACTTGAAAACTGGATGACACTTTTTTGTGGAGAAACGTGTCCAAAATCTTTACTAGCCTTAGACTCCTTAAATGTATCTTCATTTGAAAGGAACTAAATTTTTGACAGCGACGATGGAAGAACCAAATCAACATCTACGATTGCACCATCGTGTATCACCCTGGTTATGCAAATGTAATTACTGTTACTGTAGCAAAAGACATATATCCCTTGAACACTTTCAGCCtatcctatcccatttcagctAGAATTCACGAGTATTGATATGACGTTACTTACAAACTATCAAGAAATCGTTCGAGTGGTTATAATCAATTATGATATCTAAATAGAGAtggaaaatatcaccataagCTCCCAGTACAAGGTATCTTGTACATGTGGAGATTATGATGATATTTTGGTGATTATCGACTAGCTTGACAAGTTAGCTCACTTTTCGTTGGTCCTAGAAGGGCAACATTTTAGACCACTTGGTAAGATTCATCATTCTTTATTAGTTTTGCTAGCAGTTTCAATCAGCATTTACTCTGATTGTGATTCCATATTCACCTCTTTATGCCAGAAGGCATTCCAGTCAACCTTGGGTACATGTCTACCCTACTGCATTTCGTATTATTTAATATGCAGATAGATTGTCTAGGAAATTCGCTtataatttttagttgtgaccgTCAACTCTTCAATCACCCAACAATTACTTTGCTGAACAAATCTTTATTGTTGGTGATTAAATCTCTTGGAAGCTACCGTTGTAGCGAGATGTTATGCATTCAATCAATTATCTTGTACTCTTAatttgatggacttgttttgaccctcaaattcttgggtgttcttttagccttctcgacTTAGTTTTTCTCTAAATTTGAGAGAAATTCACTATGAATCTACCCGCTAAGACGTTGTCAACTACATTATTCAGCTACATGGTGTCCATGTTACTACTGTATCTCACTGTGATGCGCGTTTAACTTCTAATTCTTGGGAAGTCTTCTTGAAGGCCATGAGtactaagtttttgtttttgtccgATACCATATTTCACCCTCAAACTAACGACCAGTTTGAACGAATTATTCAGACCTTAGTGGACATGTTGCGCTTGTCTGTTCTGTAGTTTTTGCAAGGTTATGGTAAACACTTATCCTTGTTTGAGTTACGTACAATGATAATTATTATTCTAGTTTGGCTATGGTATCATTTGAGCCGTTGTATAGAGATTTTATGCACAGTACATGATTGACAAATGAGTATTGCAAACATGTATTTGAATGATCAAGATTACAATGTAGCAAACTTGTGTATTATTGACGTTGTCACCCAAAAAGGTAGTATGTGAGCGCGAACGAGGCATTATTCTGTTGTTTTATGCGTATTTCCCAATGGGGGACAAGATGGTATATTTCACCCTCGGGAATTATTTTCTTGCTTATTGTGACAACAGTGAGTTGTTAGTATTCTAGATTGCATACTGTAATatcaataacttattcgttggattCATTAAGCAAGTGGATAAGTAGGCCCATCTACTTTagtatttatatttattcattGAGTTATCTATCTATggtttgggcttgacccaaagaTACTACATGCTTGTTCTCGGAGTACGTGACGCTATGAGTGTGTGGTGAAAATTTTCTATGTTCGATTTTGATTTTAGTAGAACtattataaatttatgttattaaatACTTATTTTGGCGTTATGTTTTAATATATCCATTTTTGACTTCATGTCTTTTATTTTATAAAGGTATTATGTTACAGTATTATGTTGAAGGAGAAGGAAGTTTGAGTTGGAGGCATGAAAAAGGAATTATTGCAATCTGATCGCGACATAATGACattttcttttatgcaactgCTTTAGCTGGATATCTTCTTTACATAtacttttcttttgtatttttactaTTTTATGTACAacaagttatttcaaatttcagggacaaaatttttttaaggtgggtagattgtaacaacctgtccctaattttacaattttattaattttgaaagagtgaattgacaaaaatgcccctagtGGCGAGGttattgactttcgttgaccgttATTTCGTGACATGTATGAGCTATTATTTTATGGTAATCTCGAAGTACTCGATGGTACAAACGCGTGGGCCCAAGAGAATTCGAATTTGGAGCTACGATGGAGATTTTACGGACTTACAAAGACAAAGGGCATTTTATTAAATTCATTATCCAAGATAATTGGCCTAAGTTATTGTATTATTTTCCTTTTAGATTTTGTTAAGTGAGGGACCAATGCCCACCACTCACTTTCTTCCACGTGGGATTTTCCTCCCCACACATCCGTACcccctttctcttctctctattTTCTCCCTCACCTTTGTCCCGGTCTAGCTCTCTCCCTCTCTGGAAATCACAGGTCACCACCTCCGTCGAACCCACGCCGTGGAGACCGTACCAAACACCACTACCTTAAGACCCTCCCAGTGTTGATCTCAAACCAGGCCAAGGTCTTTGTCCTTCATTCTTTCTCTGCACAATGGCACCATCACTGTACATATTTTCCTCCGGTGAGCTTTTGAATTTTCAACAATGGTAAGTTCCAAAACCACCTAAAATTTCTTGGATCATGTTTTAGTATAGGTTTCTAGCTTTTCTAAGGTCTTTAGTGGGGGGTTTTGGTGCAAAAATCAACTCGGGTAGACTTCCCTAGTTTTAGGGCGAGAGTCGCGATTTTTGCAGGCGATTTTCAAGCCTCTCCAGCCACATATTTTACTTGGGTAAGGTAGATTCAATTCTGttgtccttttatttttatttttgtttaatgttgGAGTGAAATAGCTAAAAATCGAGCTTGTTCGTAACTCCAAAAGTTTACAGGCCAAACCAACCCAGAAACTGACGATTGTAGTGGTGCAACCCGTGATTGGGACTGGGTCGACCCGACCCAACAGAAAGAAAAATCCAAACCTGGATCAGCAAGTCCGACTTGGGTCCATTTCTGAAATTGGAGGGAATATTCAGTTAACTCCCAGTTAACTTTTCGAAATTTTCTCGAAAATCCTTCTATGCTAATTTCGACACTCCAAGTCCTTTTTTGACATCCGTTTAGTGAAATTCTTGGCAAATGTTGGTATAGGTGATTACCCTTaatggtaagtattttcatactatacgtaatatgttatatttggaaactatatttgttttacgaTGATGAGttattatattttcaaaaaggttttacaaaactttatttttaggcctgCTCACCCTTACTTTTCGTCCATCTAGGTTTAGTAGTAGAGCTTTTGTGATGACGAGAATTCTTGGCAAATGTAGGTATAGGTGATTACTTTtaatggtataattcttatcaTACATTTACTGTACTTttcttatgctctgacatcacgtctGAATTGAGTTCAATCCtgctcacatgcgcactcttacatttaggcactttaggtttaaatttattcatttttttcacatcactacactttatggttttgtcaccttcctggtgtcggccagcacagcttgaTTCGGAGTTCAGGTGGACATTCCGGATTGAGGTGTGTCATAAGCCGTTGAATCTTTTTTATtaccattaaaatttattaattggaTTTGAGCTGTCAGATTTTGAAAGTAATCTAAGAAGCAGGACAGCTGATGGATATTAACGGTCATAAAATCACATTAGCACATTTTCATGCTACCGTATGCTGCGGCAAACTAGATCATCCCCGTGTCAGTAGAACTGACGCGCGGGCCCTGCTGTCCCAATTTTTCACATGGGTTTGTTGCAACAATGGGCCCTTTTTCACCCAAAATCCCGGGATGGATATAAGACCCAAATACCAACTCTCAATCCCAAAATCTTGtttttcccaccccaaaatATACACACCTTAGAGAGGAAATATACCAAAAttatgagattttattttcccCGCCCTTGGGTTAGAGACAGTCTATGCAGACTAGTGACACACTCATTCTTTAAGGTTGCATCATAGCGTGAAGCATGACAGAAATATTGTTGCTCAATACATGAGCTCTGCTCACACCATTGATATGATCGTTGCCATGCGGATTCTCCGGCACGTCAAGGGGGTTTAGATTTCAGCCTCATGGTGTGCCACTAATCTTATTATGCTTCCATGTTTGCTTATTCTGATGCTGATTGGATGAGTTGTCTGCATACGCTACGCTCCACTATTTGTTATCTTATCTATCTTGGATCCAATCTCATCTCATAGTGTTCCCATGGAAACAACCGACTATTTCTCGTTCTAGTGTGGAATCCGAGTATATACACTTGCTCATGCATGCTAAGACGacataaatttttctttgttcttggtGAACTTGGTGTTCGGTTGTCCTTCCCAATTCCCCATTGTGACAACTTCAGTGCCATCTACCTTGTTGCCAATCTGGTTCATCATGCCCACATGCCACATTGAACAGGATTACTACTTTGTTCGTGAAAAAGTAGCTTTGGGTAGTCATTGGGTTTGTTATATCTCCTCTGCTAATCAACTCGCTGACCTTCTCATCAAGGCTCTTCACAAGCCATGCCATGAGCTTCTCTGTTTCAAACTCGACCGAACAGGCTTGTCCAATTTGCGTAGGAGGACTGCTACAATTGAAATAGTATCTCCAAATTTTTCTCCGTTATCATACTTTTCCTTGTATAATTGTAAATCTTAACTGTACTTATTATATTCTTGCCATAATAAGTTAGAAGCATGGCATATATATTGTAACATATTCACAATGAGCAATACAAAGAATCATAATTCAACAAGATGATTTTCGACTAAAACAGAGAAATCAAGACAAATAAATGGGCATAGCAACACTCTTTGTATTTATAGAACCTTGTTGAATCAATGCTATGTTTGAAGTGGCCTCTTTAGAAGTTCCCTTAATATTAAAGATATAGAAAGTTAAgactttttttattgaatttgtaaTCGTACTTCATATTTAAAGTCTAAGTCGATCGGAAATTGTTTGGTAAAATCACGGAAATGCATGCCTACATTGCCTAGTGCGGGCAGCTGCGCTCACTTGTAAAAATAGTGCAAGCTTTGTCCCATAATTTGGAGTGGCAAATTGAAAATTATACAACCTGTTAGCCTAGTAAAACCTCCACTTAGAACTATATTTTGGTGGTcttcttataaaaataatacacacacacacactttggTTGATTTTCTTTACACCCCATATAAGTAAAATTCTGTCTCCATCACTAATAAAAATCAGGCACTGTAAAACAAATGACAACATCTAGTAATTTGAAAACCAAAGTACCATTATGAACAATAAATATACGTATAGAGGAAATATAAAGATCAACGAATTAAAAAATCCAATAACTAGACTTGATCACTCGCAAAGATGTAGAGTACTAGTACTAACTCTAATGCCAAGTAGCAACTCTGTTTTCACTTGCATTGCAAACTTTTGAGCTTCTTGGCTGACAGATCAAATGCGATGGTGCAGTCCATGGTGGaagacttcttcttcttcattataaGCATCAGTTCAACCTTTCCAGTCACCTTAGCCGCACTGTTGAGGGTCAACACCCCGCTGCTCAATTCACTGCCAAGATTGGAACCGCTTAATGCACTCGAACTCAAGCTCACCTCaacattcatttttttggtggaaAGCATTCCAGCCTTGCTCTTTGGAATAACTACTTGCCCAACAGCCACGCCTTGGTACAAAAATGTGACAGTGCTTGCATCAAACTTGTAAGGaccccagtttgtgtttttcacCTTGATTTGGGTTGTGAATTTTGTGTCGAATGAAGGTGTTGCCGGGACGGAATTGAGTTCTTGGACGTCAATGTTGCCTAGCCTGACCTTAGGGGTCTTAACTTTCATGACAGTGAGACTAATCACAGTTATGACAATGATCTGAAACACAATGAAAACACCGACATAAATGGCCAACTTGATTCTCTTCTTGCGTTTGAGCTCATCGGCTGATTGCAAAGACTCTGCATCACTTCTCTGGTAACCATTTGCCGATGCCAAGGGATAGGCTTGGTTGGTTTTCTCAGccatgtttcttttgttttctggtaTGAAATGGGGAGGAAACTTTCCCTGCTTTTGTTTTGTCGGTTCGGTTTTCTTGGATTAAACTTGATAGTGGAGGGAGTTGTTTGTGGAAATATTGGAAGAGTAGCGTGCTATATATGGTGTTTGGAGTTTGGCCTATTTTCAATGAGTTAAGAGGGGGAATGTATTTCCAGGAAATCGCGACTTGGGGCAAGAATTTTATTGCTAACGCCAACGCGTCTAAAGCCGAATGTGAAAACTTATTTTTGACTTCTAGATGATGGATGAGTTTTGAGAGGACTTTTAGCATATTGTATATCAACAGAAGCTTCGATTCTATCCGTTGGCATACACCACATCTCCCAAATGGCAGGTGAGTGTGAACCATTACTCTATAATAATCACCCGTCACTAATCAAATTGGTAATAGtattatcaaaatttatattttcttaattttgactTATTCTGTTGTCTAATAAGGTTCCTCTTCAATTTATTGCTCGTAACCATTACAAGCAAGAAGTTCAAACTCTTGAAGATTGAGAGTTTTGGTCCTTTAAAGCAGAGGGATTAATATAAATTATGAAGATAATAGATGTGAATACAAAGCTCTCACTATtataaaaaaacactttgcgtgacgaaataAGATTTGCCGTGCAAAGTATGAATTCGTTGCTCAAAACCTTGCGTGACGAATTTTTTGTCGCTAATGATTCACCGCgcaaagtttttggtttttttatatattttatttaattaaattaatttaatattttgcacgatgaaaattgttttattatttctcttattttaatttaattatagtaATTGTTTGCACAATGAAATATTTGGTAGCCCAagatttttcaactttttacttgtttttaatttaatttaattatatgactttattttttaattgctttaatttaaattgatacatccaaaataaaattatatatgaaaaatattgatcaaattatccataatatatattatattaaaaaatgtacatgtaaattaataaagtacaataataaaatcttAACGCAAGTATATTGTAGTGGTGGTGTTTttgtgttgggggggggggggggtgttggaTATGGTCCAATAGCATCCTAATTCTCAACTTCTCAACTTTCTCTGTCAGAGTCCCGACGATTCCCTACAAGAAAAAAAGCATGGTCAAATAACCAAAAgacaacataaaataataccaaaCAATTGGCATAACCTCCCCTAAAATCGGCATACCACAAATCTGACCCTGAACTCCCCATCACCCTGTACCTAACCCCAAACCCCACCCTAAACCCAAAATTAACTCCAAAAACAcattaatgacaaaaaaaaattaaaatttagtgAGAAAATACCTTCACTTAAGATTGAGAGTGAATGAGAGATAGGGAGGAGGAGAGAGTGTGAGACAGTGAGAGGAGAAagtgagagaggagagagtgagtgagtgagtgagagatagagagagagagagagagagagagaggagaggagagattGAGTGTGAGTAAGAGGAGTGAGTATGAGAGTAATGGTTGGATTTagggagagggaaagagaaaTGAGAGGTAAGAGAATAAGGAAAGATATTGAGAAATTTGTGGAAgagttttagttttaaagaCCGTATCACTTTGGTACTGGAGTTAGAAAACAAGACAAATGAATGGGCATAGCAACACTTATTGTATTTGTAGAACCTTGTTGAATCAATGCTATGTTTTAAGTGGCCTCTTTAGAAGTTCCCTTAATATTAAAGATACAAAAAGttcgaagttttttttttattgaaattgtGAAAGGTATAGAATAGCCATGAAAATGGTGAAAGGTATAGAATAGCGAAGCTGGAGGCGAAGAAAGCTGTGAGAGAAGCTAAGCTAGCGACTTATGACGATATGTATAAGCGACTAGATACCAAAGAAGGAGAGTTGGATATCTATAAACTAGCTAGAGCAAAGGAAAAGAAGACAAGGGACCTAAATCAAGTGAGGTGCATCAAGGATGAGGATGGAAAGGTTCTTGCTACAGAGAATGCGGTTAAAGACAGATGGAGaggttattttcataattttttcaatGAAGGACATGAAAGGAGTACTTCTTTGGGGGAGTTGAGTAACTCAGAAGAGTGTAGAATCTACTCCTTTTAACTTTGAATCAGGAAGGAAGAAGTGGTTGTAGCTTTGAAAAAGACGAAGCATAGAAAAACAGTGGGCCCAGATGATATACCGATCGAAGTGTGGAAAGTCTTGGAAGAGACGGGTATATCATAGCTCACAGACCTTTTCAATAGGattttgaaaacgaagaagatgccAAATGAGTGGCGAAAGAGAACTTTGGTgcctatctacaagaataagggcgacgtacaaaattgcatgaactataAGGGTATTAAGCTAATGAGTCATACAATGAAGCTCTGGGAGAGAGCCATTGAGCATATATTGAGGCAAGAGACACGAGTTTTGGACAACCAATTTGGGTTCATGCCAAGGCGCTCAACCATGGAGGCAATCCATCTCTTACGAAGATTGATGGAAAGATATAGAGATAGGAAAAAGCATTTACACATGGcctttatagatttggaaaaagtGTATGATAAGGTCCCAAGAGacattctttggaggattttagagaagaaaggaataCGGGTAGCATATATCTAAGCTATAAAGAATATGTATGATAGAGCAAAGACTGCcgtaagaactcatgaaggacaaactGAAAGCTTCCCCATAACTGTAAGGTTAGATCAAGGCTCATCCTTAAGTCCTTAcatttttgcattggtaatggataAGTTAACGGGACATATTCAAGATTATATcccttggtgtatgcttttcgcagacgatatagtgttgatagCTGAAACTCAGGAAGGggtaaatgcgaagcttaacctttggagaaaagtgttggaatctaaaggtctttGCCTAAGCCGATCAAAGACAAAATATATGGGGTACAATTTTAGTGCAAATGGAGGCCaaaatgagttaggggtgagGATCGGAGATTAGGAAGTGCCAAAGATCGACCACTTTCgctacctaggatctatcttgcaaaagataGGAGAATTAGATAgagacctcaaccatagaatataagctggatggatgaagtggaagagtgcatccggCGTGTTGTGTAACCGTCGTATGCCACTGAAGCTTAAGGGAAAACTTTATAGGACGACAATAAGGCCGGCGATGCTGTATGGCACAAAATGTTTGGCGGTGAAGCATCAATacgtacataaaatgggtgtagcggAGATGAGGATGCCTTTTTGGATGTGTGGGTGcacgagaaaggataagattagaaatgaggatatccgaggtaaagtaggagtagccgaaattgaaggaaagatgagagaaaatcggttacggtggtttggacatgtgcaaAGTAGGCTTACTGATGCtctggttagaagatgcgactaAGGGACAGAGGTCCAGggccgaaggggtagaggaagacctaggaaaactttggaagagactctaagaaaagacttagagtacttggatctaacggaggACATGACATAGAACTgagcgcaatggcgttctaggattcatatagccgaccccacttaatgggaaaagactttgttgttgttgttgtgaaaTTATAATTGTACTTCATAATTAAAGTCCTAGTCGATCGGAAATAGTTTGGTAAAAATCACGGGCGGAGCTAATGCATGCCTAGTGAGTGCAGGCTGTGCAGCTGCGCTCACTTGGAAAAATAGTGCAGGGTTTGTCCGATTAATTTTGGAGTGGCAAATTATAGAACCCGAGCGTAGTAAAACCTCCACTTAGAAAAGTAGTGGAGGCTTTGTCCCAATTGGAATTTCATAATTTAACtatatttagtttatttttttacgCTCCATATGAGGAATTAAAATTTTGGCTCTGTTACTGATAAAATTCAGCCTTAGTAAAACAAATGATAacatcaagtgattcaaaaaccaaaagtaGCATTATGAACAACAAATATACGTATGTAGGAAATATAAAGATCAACGAATTAAAAAATCCAATAACTAGTCTTGATCACTCCCAAAGATGTAGAGTACTAGTACTAACTCTAATGCCAAGTAGCTAATCTGTTTTCACTTGCATTGCAAACTTTTGAGTGTCTTGGTTGACAGATCAAATGCAATGGTGCAGTCCATGGTGGaagacttcttcttcttcattataaGCATCAGTTCAACCTTTCCAGTCACCTTAGCCGCACTGTTGAGAGTCAACATCCCGCTGCTCAATTCACTGCCAAGATTGGTACCGCTTAATGCACTCGAACTCAAGCTCACCTCGACATTCATTTTTTTAGTGGAAAGCATTCCAGCCTTGCTCTTTGGAATAACTACTTGACCAACAGCCGCGCCTTGGTACAAAAACGTGACAGTGCTTGCATCGAACTTGTAAGGaccccagtttgtgtttttcacCTTGATTTGGGTTGTGAATTTTGTGTCGAATGAAGGTGATGCTGGGACGGAGTTAAGTTCTTGGATGTTGATGTTGCCTAGCCTGACCTTAGGGGTCTTAACTTTCATGACAGTGAGACTGATCACAGTTATGACAATGATCTGAAACACAATGAAAACACCGACATAAATGGCCAACTTGATTCTCTTCTTGCGTTTGAGCTCATCGGTTGATTGCAAAGACTCTGCATCACTTCTCTGGTAACCATTTTCCGGTGCCAAGGGATAGGCTTGGTTGGTTTTCTCAGccatgtttcttttgttttctggtaTGAAATGGGGAGGAAACTTTCCGTGCTTTTGTTTCGTGGGTTCGGTTTTCTTGGATTAAACTTGATAGTGGAGGGAGTTGTTTATGGAAATATTGGAAGAGTAGCGTGCTATATATGCTGTT encodes the following:
- the LOC137711469 gene encoding late embryogenesis abundant protein At1g64065-like — its product is MAEKTNQAYPLASANGYQRSDAESLQSADELKRKKRIKLAIYVGVFIVFQIIVITVISLTVMKVKTPKVRLGNIDVQELNSVPATPSFDTKFTTQIKVKNTNWGPYKFDASTVTFLYQGVAVGQVVIPKSKAGMLSTKKMNVEVSLSSSALSGSNLGSELSSGVLTLNSAAKVTGKVELMLIMKKKKSSTMDCTIAFDLSAKKLKSLQCK
- the LOC137711713 gene encoding late embryogenesis abundant protein At1g64065-like, which encodes MAEKTNQAYPLAPENGYQRSDAESLQSTDELKRKKRIKLAIYVGVFIVFQIIVITVISLTVMKVKTPKVRLGNINIQELNSVPASPSFDTKFTTQIKVKNTNWGPYKFDASTVTFLYQGAAVGQVVIPKSKAGMLSTKKMNVEVSLSSSALSGTNLGSELSSGMLTLNSAAKVTGKVELMLIMKKKKSSTMDCTIAFDLSTKTLKSLQCK